Proteins encoded in a region of the Streptomyces akebiae genome:
- a CDS encoding ABC transporter substrate-binding protein, protein MQQNRNVERRTVLKAAGASLAVAGLGATVTACGGDSGAGDGTVTIRYAWWGAEDRAERIKKSIALFEKKYPKIKVKTDFQPYLDFWKKFNTQASGGNPPDVFQNAIGFLRKYDAKNVLLDLGPQVEAGNLSLDGFRAGLEKFGEVDGKLLGIPVGSNSMALVIDKPVYTKSGVKPEQGWTWDDFDAAMKKIRDKAGRAGDSGMYGVMYLYDLYLRQNGKAFFTEDGLGFTEADLKAWWSKAEKGIEEGLYADPKKVAQIKPKSAVAAELAAGEFTWDNFTVRYTSEGKSEYGLAPIPTTDGKKTGQYLGSLMLSASKRTQHPKEVAQFINFMVHEPEVAKIMGYDRGVPATQAQYDAFQPTDPVNKAIAEYEESLVAAGVLEPITPHPNGADICEAAFLRIGEELGLGTRTVDDAVKQFFTESKTALGT, encoded by the coding sequence ATGCAGCAAAACAGGAACGTTGAGAGGCGGACGGTCCTCAAGGCGGCCGGAGCCTCATTGGCCGTCGCGGGACTGGGGGCGACGGTCACCGCCTGTGGCGGTGACAGTGGCGCGGGGGACGGGACGGTGACGATCCGTTACGCCTGGTGGGGCGCGGAGGACCGCGCGGAGCGCATCAAGAAGAGCATCGCGCTTTTCGAGAAGAAGTACCCGAAGATCAAGGTGAAGACCGACTTTCAGCCGTACCTCGACTTCTGGAAGAAGTTCAACACCCAGGCGTCCGGTGGAAATCCGCCGGATGTGTTCCAGAATGCCATCGGTTTCCTGCGGAAATACGATGCCAAGAATGTGCTGCTCGATCTCGGCCCACAGGTCGAGGCGGGCAACCTCTCCCTGGACGGCTTCAGAGCCGGCCTGGAGAAGTTCGGCGAGGTCGACGGAAAGCTGCTCGGGATCCCGGTCGGTTCCAACTCGATGGCCCTGGTGATCGACAAGCCCGTCTACACCAAGTCCGGTGTGAAGCCGGAACAGGGGTGGACCTGGGACGACTTCGACGCGGCGATGAAGAAGATCCGCGACAAGGCGGGACGGGCCGGCGACAGCGGCATGTACGGCGTCATGTACCTCTACGACCTTTACCTGCGCCAGAACGGCAAGGCGTTCTTCACCGAGGACGGGCTCGGCTTCACCGAGGCGGACCTGAAGGCGTGGTGGTCGAAGGCCGAGAAGGGCATCGAGGAGGGCCTCTACGCCGATCCCAAGAAGGTCGCCCAGATCAAGCCCAAGTCGGCGGTCGCCGCTGAGCTCGCCGCCGGTGAGTTCACCTGGGACAACTTCACCGTCCGCTACACCTCCGAGGGCAAGAGCGAGTACGGCCTGGCGCCCATCCCGACCACCGACGGCAAGAAGACCGGCCAGTACCTCGGCTCCCTCATGCTCAGCGCGTCCAAGCGCACGCAGCACCCCAAGGAAGTCGCGCAGTTCATCAACTTCATGGTGCACGAGCCCGAGGTCGCCAAGATCATGGGCTACGACCGTGGGGTGCCCGCGACGCAGGCCCAGTACGACGCGTTCCAGCCGACCGACCCGGTCAACAAGGCCATCGCCGAATACGAGGAGTCCCTCGTCGCGGCGGGCGTCCTGGAGCCCATCACCCCGCACCCGAACGGCGCGGACATCTGTGAGGCCGCCTTCCTGCGCATCGGTGAGGAACTCGGCCTCGGCACCCGCACGGTCGACGACGCCGTCAAGCAGTTCTTCACCGAGTCGAAGACGGCTCTCGGCACCTGA
- a CDS encoding TFIIB-type zinc ribbon-containing protein produces MQCPKCHAPMHTYNRSGVQIEQCSGCRGIFLDYGELEALTRLEGQWAGGPAVPPPPAAPQYPAGGGHNAPAWGAPHGGHHGGHHGGHHNRGFGHMLFSS; encoded by the coding sequence ATGCAGTGTCCGAAGTGTCATGCGCCGATGCACACCTACAACCGCAGTGGCGTGCAGATCGAGCAGTGCAGCGGCTGCCGCGGGATCTTCCTCGACTACGGCGAGCTGGAGGCCCTGACCCGCCTGGAGGGCCAGTGGGCCGGCGGCCCGGCCGTGCCTCCGCCGCCGGCCGCCCCGCAGTACCCGGCGGGCGGCGGTCACAACGCCCCGGCCTGGGGTGCCCCGCACGGCGGACACCATGGTGGGCACCACGGCGGCCACCACAACCGAGGCTTCGGCCACATGCTCTTCTCCAGCTGA
- a CDS encoding carbohydrate ABC transporter permease has translation MSAQATEITPAPAPSGRAGALRRGLPGSLAWHIGSLAILAVILYPVIWVIGGSFKKSEDIVGSLDLLPSDPIIANYTRLSDGIADIPISTFFVNSLTLALGSVVGILVSCSLTAYAFSKIKFAGRNLLFTLMIGTLLLPYHVLLIPQYVLFRNMEMINTYTPLLLPKYLATEAFFVFLMVQFMRNLPKELDEAARLDGCGHFRIYWSIVLPLCRPALITSAIFTFINSWNDFMGPLIYLNEPDKYTVSLGLKMFVDQDAVANYGGMIAMSLVALLPVLAFFLAFQRYLIDGMATSGLKG, from the coding sequence ATGAGCGCACAGGCCACCGAGATCACCCCGGCCCCGGCCCCGTCCGGGCGGGCGGGCGCCCTGCGGCGCGGACTGCCCGGTTCCCTCGCCTGGCACATTGGGTCGCTGGCGATCCTCGCGGTGATCCTCTATCCGGTGATCTGGGTCATCGGCGGCTCGTTCAAGAAGAGCGAGGACATCGTCGGCAGTCTGGACCTGCTGCCGAGCGACCCGATCATCGCCAACTACACCCGGCTCTCCGACGGCATCGCCGACATCCCGATCTCCACCTTCTTCGTCAACTCGCTCACGCTCGCGCTCGGTTCGGTGGTCGGGATCCTGGTGTCCTGCTCGCTGACCGCGTACGCCTTCTCGAAGATCAAGTTCGCGGGCCGCAATCTGCTCTTCACGCTGATGATCGGCACGCTCCTGTTGCCGTACCACGTTCTGCTGATCCCGCAGTACGTGCTGTTCCGCAACATGGAAATGATCAACACCTACACTCCGCTGCTCCTGCCGAAGTACCTGGCCACGGAGGCGTTCTTCGTCTTCCTGATGGTGCAGTTCATGCGGAACCTGCCCAAGGAACTCGACGAGGCGGCCCGCCTCGACGGCTGCGGGCACTTCCGGATCTACTGGTCGATCGTGCTGCCGTTGTGCCGCCCCGCGCTCATCACCAGCGCGATCTTCACTTTCATCAACTCCTGGAACGACTTCATGGGGCCGTTGATCTATCTGAACGAGCCCGACAAGTACACCGTCTCGCTCGGTCTGAAGATGTTCGTGGACCAGGACGCCGTGGCCAACTACGGCGGCATGATCGCGATGTCGCTGGTGGCCCTGCTGCCGGTGCTCGCCTTCTTCCTCGCCTTCCAGCGCTATCTCATCGACGGTATGGCCACCTCCGGTCTGAAGGGCTGA
- a CDS encoding SsgA family sporulation/cell division regulator, translating to MNTTVSCELHLRLVVSSESSLPVPAGLRYDTADPYAVHATFHTGAEETVEWVFARDLLAEGLHRPTGTGDVRVWPSRSHGQGVVCIALSSPEGEALLEAPARALESFLKRTDAAVPPGTEHRHFDLDQELSHILAES from the coding sequence ATGAACACCACGGTCAGCTGCGAGCTGCACCTGCGCCTCGTTGTGTCGAGCGAGTCCTCACTGCCCGTTCCCGCGGGACTGCGGTATGACACGGCCGATCCCTACGCCGTGCACGCCACCTTCCACACCGGAGCAGAGGAAACGGTCGAATGGGTGTTCGCCCGCGACCTCCTCGCCGAGGGCCTGCACCGGCCCACCGGTACCGGTGACGTCCGTGTCTGGCCGTCGCGCAGTCACGGTCAGGGCGTCGTGTGCATCGCCCTGAGCTCCCCGGAGGGCGAAGCCCTCCTCGAAGCTCCGGCGCGGGCCCTGGAGTCCTTCCTGAAGCGCACAGACGCCGCCGTGCCTCCCGGCACGGAACACCGGCACTTCGACCTCGATCAGGAGCTCTCGCACATCCTGGCGGAAAGCTAG
- a CDS encoding aminotransferase class IV, producing the protein MKIWLDGGLQDIDSARVSVLDHGLTVGDGVFETVKAVGGRPFALTRHLDRLTLSARGLGLPEPDLDEVRRACSAVLEAEPVALGRLRITYTGGLSPLGSDRGDHGPTLVVALGETARRADSTAAITVPWTRNERGALTGLKTTSYAENVVALARAHEQGATEALFANTVGQLCEGTGSNVFVVLDGEIHTPPVASGCLAGITRALVVEWTGARETDLPLDVLDRADEVFLTSSLRDVQSVHRVDARELSATPGPVTAKAMRVFDERSGDDLDP; encoded by the coding sequence GTGAAGATCTGGCTCGACGGCGGACTGCAGGACATCGACTCCGCCCGTGTCTCCGTCCTCGACCACGGGCTGACCGTGGGCGACGGCGTCTTCGAGACCGTGAAGGCGGTCGGGGGCCGGCCGTTCGCGCTGACCCGCCACCTCGACCGGCTCACCCTGTCGGCCCGCGGACTCGGTCTGCCCGAGCCCGACCTCGACGAGGTGCGCCGCGCCTGTTCCGCCGTCCTGGAGGCCGAACCGGTCGCGCTCGGCCGACTGCGCATCACCTACACCGGCGGCCTCTCACCGCTCGGCTCCGACCGCGGCGACCACGGCCCCACCCTCGTCGTCGCCCTCGGCGAGACCGCCCGACGCGCCGACTCCACCGCCGCGATCACCGTCCCCTGGACCCGCAACGAGCGTGGCGCCCTCACCGGCCTGAAGACCACCTCGTACGCCGAGAACGTCGTCGCCCTCGCCCGCGCCCACGAACAGGGCGCCACCGAGGCGCTGTTCGCCAACACGGTGGGGCAGCTCTGCGAGGGCACGGGCTCCAACGTCTTCGTCGTCCTCGACGGCGAGATCCACACCCCGCCGGTCGCCTCCGGCTGTCTCGCGGGCATCACCCGCGCCCTCGTCGTCGAGTGGACCGGCGCCCGCGAGACCGACCTGCCGCTGGACGTCCTGGACCGCGCCGACGAGGTCTTCCTGACGTCGAGCCTGCGCGACGTGCAGTCGGTGCACCGTGTGGACGCCCGCGAGCTGTCGGCCACCCCGGGCCCGGTGACGGCCAAGGCGATGCGGGTCTTCGACGAGCGGTCGGGCGACGACCTGGATCCGTGA
- a CDS encoding chorismate-binding protein, whose translation MPDLPPLARFGNLLATGLTDVTSDAAALDSSGFWAVCADYEGGLVCARFRDVRRENAPAPVPGEWHGPRLDDWTSSLDRAAYTAGVRRIREHIAAGEVYQANLCRVLSAPVAPDADVDALTALLARGNPAPFAGTIRLPGYGVEIATASPELFLRRDGRVVESGPIKGTGATEADLLEKDYAENVMIVDLVRNDIGQVCAAGTVTVPDLCAVEKHPGLVHLVSLVRGELRDHTGWPELLAAAFPPGSVTGAPKSSALRIIDALETAPRGPYCGGVGWVDADRGTAELAVGIRTFWIDRSAGELRFGTGAGITWGSDPEAEWRETELKAARLLAVASGTYEASGRTLT comes from the coding sequence GTGCCCGACCTCCCTCCGCTCGCTCGCTTCGGCAACCTCCTGGCCACCGGTCTCACCGATGTGACCAGCGACGCCGCCGCCCTGGACTCCTCCGGCTTCTGGGCCGTGTGCGCGGACTACGAGGGCGGTCTGGTGTGCGCGCGCTTCCGTGACGTACGTCGCGAAAACGCGCCCGCCCCCGTCCCGGGGGAGTGGCACGGGCCGCGTCTCGACGACTGGACCTCCTCGCTCGACCGCGCCGCCTACACGGCGGGTGTGCGCCGAATCCGTGAGCACATCGCCGCCGGCGAGGTGTACCAGGCGAACCTCTGCCGGGTGCTGTCGGCGCCCGTCGCGCCGGACGCCGACGTGGACGCCCTGACCGCGCTACTGGCCCGCGGCAACCCGGCCCCTTTTGCAGGAACGATTCGCCTCCCGGGGTACGGCGTCGAGATCGCCACCGCCTCCCCCGAGCTCTTCCTGCGCCGCGACGGCCGGGTCGTCGAGTCCGGCCCGATCAAGGGCACCGGAGCCACCGAGGCGGACCTCCTGGAGAAGGACTACGCCGAGAACGTGATGATCGTCGACCTCGTCCGCAACGACATCGGGCAGGTCTGCGCCGCCGGCACCGTGACCGTCCCCGACCTCTGCGCCGTCGAGAAGCACCCCGGGCTGGTGCATCTGGTGTCGTTGGTCCGCGGCGAACTGCGCGACCACACCGGCTGGCCCGAACTGCTCGCCGCCGCCTTCCCGCCCGGCTCCGTCACCGGGGCGCCCAAGTCGAGCGCCCTGCGGATCATCGACGCCCTGGAGACCGCCCCGCGCGGCCCGTACTGCGGCGGGGTCGGCTGGGTCGACGCCGACCGGGGCACCGCGGAGCTGGCCGTCGGCATCCGCACCTTCTGGATCGACCGGTCGGCGGGCGAGCTGCGCTTCGGCACCGGTGCGGGCATCACCTGGGGGTCGGACCCCGAGGCGGAATGGCGCGAGACCGAGCTGAAGGCCGCCCGGCTGCTCGCGGTAGCGTCGGGAACGTACGAGGCGAGTGGGAGGACCCTTACGTGA
- a CDS encoding phosphotransferase family protein, which produces MTATADADILPALRARVRGAAHPHSTPCAHPDTVLAERADGTVVRHANTVAKAHAPDTDPTHLALRLTVAAAHPGTLLAPVDTTPTPLHGRLVTFWPYGTPVDPDTPEAAPWEEAATLLARLHRQAAPPGLPPMRGPAKAARAIARLEAAAPRHPATAPVLRAWRTLPAWARSEAPMPDTTTLCHGDLHLGQLVRHPATTGPWRLIDVDDLGVGVPAWDLARPAAWYACGLLHPDEWTRFLTAYRTASGPGVPAHGDPWLSLDVPARALTVQTAALAIAKSTSAGRPLDDAQRSVVDACDRMGSIPPELVQPFPK; this is translated from the coding sequence ATGACCGCGACAGCCGACGCCGACATACTCCCCGCGCTGCGGGCCAGGGTGCGCGGCGCGGCCCACCCCCACTCCACCCCCTGCGCCCACCCAGACACGGTCCTCGCGGAACGCGCCGACGGCACGGTAGTCCGCCACGCGAACACCGTCGCCAAGGCCCACGCCCCCGACACGGACCCCACCCACCTGGCCCTCCGTCTGACCGTCGCCGCCGCCCACCCCGGCACCCTCCTGGCGCCCGTCGACACCACCCCCACCCCCCTCCACGGCCGCCTGGTCACGTTCTGGCCGTACGGGACTCCGGTGGACCCCGACACCCCGGAGGCCGCCCCGTGGGAGGAGGCGGCCACCCTCCTCGCCCGTCTCCACCGGCAAGCCGCACCCCCCGGCCTGCCGCCCATGCGAGGCCCCGCCAAGGCCGCCCGGGCCATCGCCCGCCTCGAAGCCGCGGCACCCCGCCACCCGGCCACGGCACCGGTGCTCCGCGCCTGGCGCACCCTCCCGGCCTGGGCCAGGTCCGAGGCGCCCATGCCGGACACCACCACCCTCTGCCACGGCGATCTCCACCTCGGCCAACTGGTCCGCCACCCCGCGACCACCGGCCCCTGGCGCCTCATCGACGTCGACGACCTGGGCGTGGGTGTCCCCGCCTGGGACCTCGCGCGCCCGGCCGCCTGGTACGCCTGCGGCCTCCTGCACCCCGACGAGTGGACCCGCTTCCTCACCGCGTACCGGACGGCCTCGGGCCCCGGGGTCCCCGCCCACGGCGATCCCTGGCTCTCACTGGACGTGCCGGCCCGCGCACTCACCGTGCAGACGGCGGCGCTGGCGATCGCGAAGTCCACCAGTGCCGGGCGCCCCCTCGACGACGCGCAGCGGTCCGTTGTGGACGCATGTGACCGAATGGGAAGCATCCCGCCGGAGTTGGTGCAGCCTTTCCCGAAGTAG
- a CDS encoding GNAT family N-acetyltransferase yields MTTTLRPIEPLQHAADGTRSRRYQVCVNSRPVGGIHLGTRPDPGSTAARILDLRIDEPDRRRGRATVAALAAEEVARGWGCRRIEVSVPAGAEPALRLTQALGYVLRNRGMSKALGDTPPELPEGSRGRPMTEAEYGPWKEAGLEGYAQDWITRGMPEAEAYAKAALDYERCLPQGVASANNLCSVLEHEGTRVGTLWLWLTDDRAFVYDVEADTAHRGRGHGRTLMLLAEAQAMAAGKPVIALNVFAGNFRAECLYESLGYETTAYHLSKPLL; encoded by the coding sequence ATGACCACCACCCTGCGGCCCATCGAGCCGCTTCAGCACGCCGCCGACGGGACGCGCTCGCGTCGCTACCAGGTGTGTGTCAACAGCCGTCCCGTCGGCGGGATACACCTCGGCACGCGCCCCGACCCCGGGTCGACGGCCGCGCGGATCCTGGATCTGCGGATCGACGAACCGGACCGGCGGCGCGGCCGGGCCACGGTTGCGGCGCTCGCCGCCGAGGAGGTGGCCCGCGGCTGGGGCTGTCGGCGGATCGAGGTGTCCGTCCCGGCCGGCGCCGAGCCCGCCCTGCGGCTGACCCAGGCGCTCGGCTACGTCCTGCGCAACCGTGGTATGAGCAAGGCCCTCGGCGACACCCCACCCGAACTGCCCGAGGGCAGCAGGGGCCGGCCCATGACCGAGGCCGAGTACGGGCCGTGGAAGGAGGCCGGTCTGGAGGGCTACGCCCAGGACTGGATCACCCGTGGCATGCCGGAGGCGGAGGCGTACGCGAAGGCCGCCCTGGACTACGAGCGCTGTCTGCCGCAGGGAGTGGCCTCCGCGAACAACCTGTGCAGCGTGCTGGAGCACGAGGGCACGAGAGTCGGCACCCTCTGGCTCTGGCTGACCGACGACAGGGCCTTCGTGTACGACGTGGAGGCGGACACCGCCCACCGGGGCAGGGGACACGGCCGTACGCTGATGCTCCTGGCCGAGGCCCAGGCGATGGCGGCCGGGAAGCCCGTCATCGCGCTCAACGTCTTCGCGGGAAACTTCCGGGCCGAATGCCTCTACGAGTCCCTCGGCTACGAGACGACCGCCTACCACCTCTCCAAGCCGCTGCTCTGA
- a CDS encoding TIGR02611 family protein: protein MDTGSYGTGEVAVAADGTKSDTDVANSEADVAKDEAPLGSRAPEFVRARRMLHLSWQVAIFVVGLAVVVAGVIMLPLPGPGWIVIFGGMAIWATEFVWAQLVLRWTKRKVTEATQRALDPKVRRRNIILTSIGLVIVAGLVSLYVWKFGFEMPWNIKNQ, encoded by the coding sequence ATGGATACGGGGAGTTACGGAACGGGGGAGGTCGCCGTGGCGGCCGACGGAACGAAGAGTGACACCGACGTAGCGAACAGTGAGGCCGATGTGGCCAAGGACGAAGCGCCGCTCGGCTCTCGTGCGCCGGAATTCGTCAGGGCGCGGCGGATGCTGCACCTGAGCTGGCAGGTGGCCATCTTCGTCGTCGGTCTGGCCGTCGTGGTCGCGGGTGTGATCATGCTGCCGCTGCCAGGCCCCGGCTGGATCGTGATCTTCGGCGGTATGGCGATCTGGGCGACGGAATTCGTCTGGGCCCAGCTGGTGCTCCGCTGGACCAAGCGGAAGGTCACCGAGGCCACCCAGCGCGCCCTCGACCCCAAGGTGCGGCGCCGCAACATCATTCTGACGTCGATCGGCCTGGTGATCGTGGCCGGCCTCGTCAGTCTCTACGTCTGGAAGTTCGGCTTCGAGATGCCCTGGAACATCAAGAACCAGTGA
- a CDS encoding DsbA family protein: MSDSSPVPSAVVLDVWCELQCPDCRSALDDIRALRARYGDRLDVRLRHFPLEKHEHAFAAAQAAEEAAEQGQAWAYVEAVLGRVEELSRAGEPFLVEAARELGLDAEEFDTALIDGRHILIVDADQAEGKAIGVTGTPTYVIGGERLDGGKSQEGLRERIEEIADRLLAENT, encoded by the coding sequence ATGAGCGACTCCTCACCCGTGCCGTCCGCCGTCGTCCTGGACGTCTGGTGCGAACTCCAGTGTCCCGACTGCCGCAGCGCCCTCGACGACATCCGAGCGCTGCGGGCCCGCTACGGCGACCGTCTCGACGTACGGCTGCGGCACTTCCCGTTGGAGAAGCACGAGCACGCCTTCGCCGCCGCGCAGGCCGCCGAGGAGGCCGCGGAGCAGGGACAGGCGTGGGCGTACGTCGAGGCCGTGCTCGGCCGGGTCGAGGAACTGAGCCGGGCCGGGGAGCCGTTCCTGGTGGAGGCGGCACGTGAACTCGGTCTCGACGCCGAGGAGTTCGACACGGCGCTGATCGACGGCCGGCACATCCTGATCGTCGACGCCGACCAGGCCGAGGGCAAGGCGATCGGCGTGACCGGCACGCCCACCTACGTCATCGGCGGCGAGCGTCTCGACGGCGGCAAGAGTCAGGAGGGGCTGCGCGAGCGGATCGAGGAGATCGCCGACCGGCTGCTGGCCGAGAACACCTGA
- a CDS encoding CGNR zinc finger domain-containing protein, translating to MLITHDTRCSLDAVVDLVNTAPENDTATDGLATVAALADFVRNHEVSEVGVLSELDLAAVRKVRGRFAEVFAAPDPAAAAAVINDLIAAAGTTPRLTDHDGYDWHVHYFAPGASLADHLSADCGMALAFFVVAGEQERLRRCEAPDCRRAFVDLSRNRSRRYCDSRTCGNRLHVAAYRARRKEAAG from the coding sequence GTGCTGATCACCCACGACACCCGGTGTTCCCTAGACGCCGTGGTCGATCTGGTGAACACCGCGCCGGAGAACGACACGGCGACCGACGGGCTCGCGACTGTCGCGGCGCTCGCCGACTTCGTACGAAACCACGAGGTCAGCGAGGTCGGAGTGTTGTCGGAGCTCGACCTCGCGGCCGTACGCAAGGTCCGCGGCCGGTTCGCGGAGGTCTTCGCGGCCCCCGACCCCGCCGCGGCCGCCGCCGTGATCAACGACCTGATCGCCGCAGCGGGCACCACGCCCCGGCTCACCGATCACGACGGTTACGACTGGCATGTGCACTACTTCGCGCCGGGCGCGTCACTGGCCGACCACCTCTCGGCCGACTGCGGCATGGCGCTCGCCTTCTTCGTGGTCGCCGGGGAACAGGAGCGGCTGCGCCGCTGCGAGGCGCCCGACTGCCGACGGGCTTTCGTGGACCTCTCCCGAAACCGATCGCGCCGCTACTGCGACAGCCGCACCTGCGGAAACCGCCTGCACGTGGCCGCCTACCGGGCACGCCGCAAGGAGGCGGCGGGCTGA
- a CDS encoding carbohydrate ABC transporter permease, whose protein sequence is MGTTVTHAPATEGLSKDERSEPRHGPAEAPSPAALKRRGRRENLAGYLFMSPWIAGFLLLTAGPMIASLYFAFTDYNLFDAPKWIGLDNFSEMFADPRWRHSVRVTLWYVVVGTPLKLLLALGVALLLAQKRRGQAFYRAAFYAPSLIGASVSIAIVWKAIFSDDAIVDRTQKIFGIDVGGWTGDPEMIIYSLVALTVWQFGAPMVIFLAGLKQVPRELYEAAEVDGAGKWRRFWNITLPMISPVLFFNVLLETIHSFQIFSSAYIVGGGAGGNACGPADGSMVYTCYLYVQGFENSRMGLASAMAWLLLVAVALVTAVLFWSQKRWVHYEEGA, encoded by the coding sequence ATGGGAACCACCGTGACACACGCCCCTGCGACGGAGGGCTTGTCCAAGGACGAGCGCTCCGAGCCGCGGCATGGTCCGGCCGAAGCCCCGAGCCCCGCCGCACTCAAGCGGCGGGGCCGCCGGGAGAACCTGGCCGGCTACCTCTTCATGTCGCCGTGGATCGCCGGATTCCTGCTGCTCACAGCGGGTCCGATGATCGCCTCGCTCTACTTCGCCTTCACCGACTACAACCTGTTCGACGCGCCCAAGTGGATCGGCCTGGACAACTTCTCCGAGATGTTCGCCGACCCGCGCTGGCGTCACTCGGTGCGGGTGACGCTGTGGTACGTCGTCGTCGGTACGCCACTCAAGCTGCTGCTGGCCCTCGGCGTGGCGCTGCTCCTGGCCCAGAAGCGGCGTGGACAGGCCTTCTACCGGGCCGCCTTCTACGCGCCGTCGCTCATCGGGGCCAGCGTCTCCATCGCGATCGTCTGGAAGGCGATCTTCTCCGACGACGCGATCGTCGACCGTACGCAGAAGATCTTCGGCATCGACGTCGGCGGCTGGACCGGCGACCCGGAAATGATCATCTACAGCCTGGTGGCGCTCACCGTCTGGCAGTTCGGCGCTCCCATGGTGATCTTCCTCGCCGGTCTCAAGCAGGTGCCGCGTGAGCTGTACGAGGCCGCCGAGGTCGACGGGGCCGGCAAGTGGCGGCGGTTCTGGAACATCACCCTGCCGATGATCTCCCCGGTCCTCTTCTTCAACGTCCTGCTGGAGACGATCCACTCGTTCCAGATCTTCAGCTCGGCGTACATCGTCGGCGGCGGCGCCGGAGGCAACGCCTGTGGTCCCGCGGACGGTTCGATGGTCTATACCTGCTATCTCTACGTCCAGGGCTTCGAGAACAGCCGGATGGGTCTGGCCTCCGCCATGGCCTGGCTGCTGCTGGTCGCGGTCGCGCTGGTGACGGCGGTGCTGTTCTGGTCCCAGAAGCGCTGGGTGCACTACGAGGAGGGTGCCTGA